AGCGGGATCGCAGAGCCCGGCGTGACCGACTACGAGGCCGACGACGTGGTCCAGTTCGAGCGCGTCGGCTTCGCCCGGATCGACGCGGTCGGCGAGAGCGAGGACGTGCTGGCGTACTACGCCCACCCCTGAAACGCCACCACGCTTTTGTCTCGCCCGCTGTGGGGGCTAGATATGGACCCGATCCCAGGCGGCGAGTGCCAGCGGAGCGACGAGTCCGAATCCGACGACGGGACCTGCGACCGCTGTGGTCGCGAGCTGGAGTGGACGCTCGATCCCGACGGCGTCCAGCGACGCGAGTGCCCGCACTGCGACTAGTCGGGCCAGCGTCGCGGGGCAGGGCCGACTCCGACGAGCACTTGTATCGGCGGACCGATCTTTCCGGGAGTGACGACTGACACCAGCGGGACGGTTCATTCCGAGATCGCGTTCCACGAGACACCGGCGCGGACGCTCCGGCTCGACGTGTACGAGCCCCGCGAGAGCGGGCCGCGACCGACCGTCGTCCTGTTTCACGGCGGGGCCTTCCGTTCGGGCGAGAAGACCCAGCTGGCCGAACAGGCGCGTGCCCTGGCCGACGCGGGATACGTCGTCGTGACCCCGGAGTACCGGCTCGCCGACGAGGCGACGTTCCCGGCCGCGCTGATCGACGCCAAGGCGGCGGTCGAGTGGTGTCGCGTCGAGGGTGCGGAGTACGGGATCGATCCCGAGCGGCTCGCGGCGGCGGGCTACTCAGCGGGGGCGAACCTCGCGACGCTCGTCTCCGTGACGGCCGACGAGCCGGGTTTCGAGCCCGAGGCCTACCCCGGCGCGTCTTCGGCGGTCGCGGCCGCCGTCGGCTGGGCCGGCATCTACGACCTCCGGTGTTTCGACGCGGAGCCGGACGCCCACGTCGACTACCTGGGCGGGACGCGTGAGGCGATGCCCGAGGCCTACGACTTCGCGTCGCCGATGGACCAGACGGACGTGGGGACGCCCCCGACGCTGGTCGTCCACGGCGACGCCGACGAGGTCCTCCCGATCGAGCAGGCCCGGCGGTACGCCGACGCCGTCGACGCGCTGTCGACCGGGGCGTTCGTGGTGATCGACGGGGGCGACCACGGCTTCCCGGACGACGCCTTCGACCGGACGATCGAGGAGACCGACCAGTTCCTCACGGCACAGCTGGGCGGTCAGCGCGACGAGCGGCGGCCGCCGGACGACGGACCGTTGGACGGTAGGCCACTGGACGACGGACCGCTGGGCGACGGCGCGGCTGGCGAGGGGCTCGACACCGGCAAACCGACGGACGACGACCGGGTCGGTCGGCGGTAGCACACGTCGGGATCAAAGGCTTAAGTGCGTGCCAGCGGAGTATGTAGGTACCAATGGCTATCGATCCCGAGTTCGAGGAGAACCGCGACATCGCCGAGGACCACGAGGGCCACTCGGTGTGGGGGCCAGTCGAGGAGCCCGAGACGCTTGGCATCCACGGAACGCACGTCGCCGTCGACTTCGACATCTGTCTCGCCGACGGTGCCTGTCTGGAGGACTGTCCCGTCGACGTGTTCGAGTGGGTCGACACGCCGGACCACCCCGAGAGCGAGATCAAGGCAGATCCGGCCCACGAGGACCAGTGTATCGACTGCATGCTCTGTGTCGACGTGTGTCCCGTCGACGCCATCGACGTCGATCCGGGTCGGGCCGGCCGCATCTGACTGTCTCTTTCTGATACTGCCGGCTGTACCTTCGTGACGAGCTTCGCCACCCCGGGGTGGCGAAATCGGTCACAGATGTACAGCCGGTAGTATGACTGCGTTTTCGCCGCTCGACAGCACCGCGGCGGTTCGCCGACCTCGTGTCAGGAGGATATCCAGCACAAACTACTATTACAGTTCCGTGGGTGAGAACAACACACGAGGTAACAGAGAGCGATGCACACGGTCGTACTGACGAAAGGCGTCCCCGACTTCCGGGAGGGGCAGGTGTCCTTCGACGAGGACGGCCACCTCGAACGGGGGAAGACGCCGACGGTGATGAATCCGAACGACAAGCACGCGCTGCGGGCCGCACTCCAGACGAAGGTCCGCAACGGCGGCACGGTGTCGCTGCTGAGCATGGGTCCGCCCGGCTACAGAGAGGTCCTGCAGGAGGGGATGGCGGACGTGTACGCCGACGACCTCTTCCTGCTCTCCGATCGAGAGATGGGGGCGGCAGACACCTGGGCGACGGCGATGACCGTCGCCACCGGGATCGAGAAACTCGACGCGGAGCCCGACCTGATCTTCGCGGGCTTCAAGACCGCCGACGGGGAGACCGGCCACACCGGACCCCAGACCGCGTGGTGCCTGGAGATGCCGACGATCACCCACGTCGTGGCGCTCGATATCGACGAGGACGAAGGGAGCCTTCGCGCGAAGCGGCTCGTCGAGGGCGACGTAAGCGAGATCGAGACCGTCGAGACCGATCTCCCGGCGTTCGTCGTCGCCGACCCGGAGTTCGAGCCCACCTACCGGAAGGCGGCCCACCGACTCCGGTGGAAGGACCTCCGGGCAGCGACTCAGGAGCGGGCCGCGAACCTCGATCTGGACGAGGACGTGACCGTCTGGGATCACGAGGATCTGAACCTCGATCCGGACTACATCGGGCTGGACGGCTCGCCGACGATCGTCGCGGGCGTCGATCCGATCCCGAAAGCGCCCGCCGAGCGCGAGGCGACGCTGGTCGACGGCGTCGACGACGAGGCCGGGATGGAACGGGTCTTCGACGAACTCGACGCGTACGCGGCAGGTGACTGACCGTGCCGGAGATCGACCCCACCGACCACGAGATCGCAGCCCTCGGTCCGAAGATCAAAGACGTCGACGACCCCGACGAGATCGAGGCGATGCTCGATCTGGAGGCGTCGGGCGAAGACCGGACGGCCGTCGTGACCCTGCTGGAGGATCGCCTGGAGAAACTCACCGCGGCGGACGAGGCGGTCGATCCGACCGCCGTCGACCTCTCGGAGATGACCGTCGCAGACGTGGCGAACCTCGTTCGTGACGTGGACGACGCGGACGTGTTGCGGGAGTTACTCGAACGAGAGCGAGCGGGCGAGGACCGCAAGACGGCAAAGGGCCGGATCGAGAGCCGAATCGAGTCGATCGAGGGCAGCGAAGAGGAGGACGGCGACGGTCCGGCGTACGTCCCACCAGAGGAAAAGTACCCGAAACTCGACCACCCGACCAGCGAGAAGCGGTGGGTCGAGGGCACCGTCGGCGGGACCTACCGCGACATGTGGGTCTACTGTGAAACCCAGCGGGGCGAACTCATCGACGTGTCTCGCGAGATGCTGGGCAAGGCCCGGCGAATGATGGACCAGTACAACGGCGAAGCGACCGACGAGGCGGACGACGAGGCTCCGACCCAGGACTACGGCGGCGACGAGGACGGCGCTCCGGAGGAGGTGGTGGCGGTCCTGATCGGCGACGGCGTGGGCGAACTGGCGGACGAGGCGATCGCGTACGGCGCAGAC
Above is a genomic segment from Halomicrobium sp. LC1Hm containing:
- a CDS encoding ferredoxin family protein; translation: MAIDPEFEENRDIAEDHEGHSVWGPVEEPETLGIHGTHVAVDFDICLADGACLEDCPVDVFEWVDTPDHPESEIKADPAHEDQCIDCMLCVDVCPVDAIDVDPGRAGRI
- a CDS encoding electron transfer flavoprotein subunit beta/FixA family protein, with product MHTVVLTKGVPDFREGQVSFDEDGHLERGKTPTVMNPNDKHALRAALQTKVRNGGTVSLLSMGPPGYREVLQEGMADVYADDLFLLSDREMGAADTWATAMTVATGIEKLDAEPDLIFAGFKTADGETGHTGPQTAWCLEMPTITHVVALDIDEDEGSLRAKRLVEGDVSEIETVETDLPAFVVADPEFEPTYRKAAHRLRWKDLRAATQERAANLDLDEDVTVWDHEDLNLDPDYIGLDGSPTIVAGVDPIPKAPAEREATLVDGVDDEAGMERVFDELDAYAAGD
- a CDS encoding alpha/beta hydrolase, which encodes MTTDTSGTVHSEIAFHETPARTLRLDVYEPRESGPRPTVVLFHGGAFRSGEKTQLAEQARALADAGYVVVTPEYRLADEATFPAALIDAKAAVEWCRVEGAEYGIDPERLAAAGYSAGANLATLVSVTADEPGFEPEAYPGASSAVAAAVGWAGIYDLRCFDAEPDAHVDYLGGTREAMPEAYDFASPMDQTDVGTPPTLVVHGDADEVLPIEQARRYADAVDALSTGAFVVIDGGDHGFPDDAFDRTIEETDQFLTAQLGGQRDERRPPDDGPLDGRPLDDGPLGDGAAGEGLDTGKPTDDDRVGRR